In Candidatus Eisenbacteria bacterium, the following are encoded in one genomic region:
- a CDS encoding protease modulator HflK gives MRRSAAPSELRLLVAPLGRLLDAAWRRMHWWVAAMAFLYAVSGITVIGPDEVGVVERWGRVVGDSPATREHGPGLLFAFPKPVDQVVRVKTRNVRELPVRLAPSSYVGTSATTLDPLTVGYALTGDQNIVHVQLVARFRVHDAAEWAFYGPPSEEIVRTEVIAATVRSLGEMDVDRVLSDQRKDLIKAVTRRAQAGLDAAGSGLELVSLELTDLSPPVALRRDFEAVQSAYIGAETQKKDAQAFAQDIVPKANASANTEVQSARADAATDQARAQGDANAFLALEREYRADPAVVRERLYRDGVERAVASAGAVRWLPPPAGGDYHGLRVLVAPEPQRPPSESNRSTVPLGRPPEELP, from the coding sequence ATGAGGAGGTCCGCCGCCCCCTCGGAGCTCCGACTGCTCGTCGCGCCGCTGGGTCGCCTGCTCGACGCGGCGTGGCGACGCATGCACTGGTGGGTCGCAGCGATGGCGTTCCTCTACGCGGTGTCGGGCATCACGGTGATCGGGCCGGACGAGGTCGGTGTGGTGGAGCGCTGGGGACGAGTGGTTGGCGACTCCCCGGCGACCCGCGAACACGGCCCCGGCCTTCTCTTTGCGTTCCCGAAGCCGGTCGACCAGGTCGTGCGCGTGAAGACCCGGAACGTACGCGAGCTGCCCGTCCGACTGGCTCCGTCGTCGTACGTGGGGACCAGCGCGACGACGCTCGATCCACTGACCGTGGGCTATGCGCTCACCGGCGACCAGAACATCGTCCACGTCCAGCTGGTCGCACGATTCCGGGTGCACGATGCGGCGGAATGGGCGTTCTACGGCCCGCCCTCGGAAGAGATCGTGCGCACCGAGGTGATCGCTGCGACGGTCCGTTCGCTCGGCGAGATGGACGTCGATCGGGTCCTCTCCGACCAGCGCAAGGACCTGATCAAGGCAGTGACGCGTCGCGCGCAGGCGGGCCTCGACGCCGCGGGCTCCGGCTTGGAGCTGGTCTCGCTCGAGCTCACCGACCTCTCTCCGCCGGTCGCGCTCCGGCGGGACTTCGAAGCAGTGCAGAGCGCGTACATCGGCGCCGAGACCCAGAAGAAGGACGCGCAGGCGTTCGCCCAAGACATCGTTCCCAAGGCCAACGCATCCGCCAACACCGAGGTGCAGTCCGCCCGCGCCGACGCGGCGACCGACCAAGCGAGGGCGCAGGGCGACGCGAACGCCTTCCTCGCTCTCGAACGCGAGTACCGGGCCGATCCCGCCGTCGTGCGCGAGCGTCTCTATCGCGATGGGGTGGAGCGGGCGGTCGCATCGGCGGGCGCAGTCCGCTGGCTTCCGCCGCCCGCGGGAGGCGACTATCACGGCCTGCGCGTTCTCGTCGCTCCCGAGCCGCAGCGTCCCCCGAGCGAGTCGAACCGTTCGACGGTGCCGCTCGGGCGACCGCCCGAGGAGCTTCCGTGA
- a CDS encoding protease modulator HflC — EQIRLERIALPEENVTAVFEQMRAERRQYAAKFRAEGEREASRIRSAASLEAAQIRAKGAEEAARIRGESAALVAKTYADANRADPEFYKFTRSLESLDKLINDNTSLILRTDTEPFSLLQSQSASGR, encoded by the coding sequence TCGAGCAGATCCGGCTCGAGCGCATCGCATTGCCCGAGGAGAACGTGACCGCCGTGTTCGAGCAGATGCGCGCCGAGCGCCGCCAGTACGCGGCGAAATTCCGGGCCGAGGGCGAACGCGAGGCCAGTCGAATCCGCTCCGCAGCCAGCCTCGAAGCGGCCCAGATCCGCGCGAAGGGCGCCGAGGAGGCGGCCCGCATCCGCGGCGAGTCGGCCGCCCTGGTGGCGAAGACCTACGCAGACGCGAATCGCGCGGATCCGGAGTTCTACAAGTTCACCCGGTCCCTGGAGTCCCTCGACAAGCTGATCAACGACAACACCAGCCTGATCCTCCGGACCGACACCGAACCGTTCTCGCTGCTCCAGAGCCAGAGCGCAAGCGGCCGATGA